The nucleotide window TCAAGGGTATAGCAAATTTCCCTGTAGGCATTCTCCGAGGGGCCGGTGCTCGAGGTGTATCTAACCTCCACCAAGCGACCGTCCTTTCGCACCAGGACGAGGCGCTGGTAGGTCCTACCGTATCCATCATTCGAGAGGAAACTCCTCTCCGCCACCACCGTTTCTATCCCATCAGACTTGTTCGCGCTCACGTTCCAGCTTTCATAGTTGATACTCCTGACGAACTCGAAGGGTGCAGTTCCAGCTTTGCACTCCACCTTCTCCTGTGGTGTTGATGGCCCCCACCAGAAATAGGAGTAGTGCTCGTAGAACACCATCCCCGGCCACGGGACGAACAGTAAACTCCCAATGACTACCAGAATTCCAACGAAGAGTACCTTCCTTCGTGCCCCCATGAAGCTGATATCATCGTCAGAAATTAAAGAGTTTTCGGAGGAGACGTTGAATTAAGTGGCACGGTATCTCAAGCCCATGAGACTAGAAAGTAGGCAGAAGGGAAGGGCGGAAAGCCCTCACTGCTGCGGGCAGACGTCCTGCTCCTTCGGCGGGTTCGGGTCAAGGCCCTTCCTCTGGCGTATCTGCCTGATGATGTTGGTGGCCAGCTCTCCAGGAACGCGCTTAAAGCCAGCGTGCTCGGTGCTCCAGAGGGCCCTTCCGCTGGTGGCGCCACGTATAGCACCGGCGAATCCGAACATCTCCGCAACCGGGGCCTCAGAGATGATGATCATGACCTCACCCTCCTGTCTCATGTCGATGAGCTGGCCGCGCCTCTGGTTGATCTCCCTGCTGACGGCACCCATGTACTCGTAGGGCACGTTGATGATGACCTTCTGGTACGGCTCGTAGAGGATCGGCTGGGCCTTCATCATGGCGCACTGGATGGCACTCCTGATGGCCGGGTAGATCTGGGCCGGGCCGCGGTGGACGTTGTCCTCGTGGATCTTGGCGTCGTGAAGCCTGACCATGACCTTCATAACGGGCTCCTTGGCGAGCGGACCCTCGTCCATGGCCTGGTGGAATCCGTCGACGAGGAGGTCCATGACTTCGTTGAGGTACTGGATACCCTTGGTGTTGTCGAGGAATATGTTGCCGTGGTATATGTCAACTATGCCCTTGGCGACCTCGTAGTCCATACCGAGCTCGGCGAGCTTCTTGGCGACGGCCTTCGGGTCCTTCGGCCTGCCCTCCGGGATGAGTCCCTCGTGGATGGCCTGGTAGATCTCGTCCGGAAGCGGCTCCACGGTGATGTAGAACCTGTTGTGCTTGTTCGGGCTCTTTCCTTCGACTATCGGGCTCATCTTGCTGACGCTCTCGCGGTAGACGACGATCGGCGGGGAAACGTCAACGTCGAGCTTCCAGTCCTCCTTGAGCTTGACGAGCTTGACCTCAAGGTGGAGCTCACCCATACCGCTGAGGAGGTGCTGACCGGTTTCCTCGTCGATCTTGACGTGGAGGGTAGGATCTTCCTTGGCGAGCTGGCGAAGGGCTTCAATGAGCTTCGGAAGGTCCTTAACGTTCTTGGCCTCGATGGCGACGGTAACGACCGGCTCGCTGGCGTAGTGGAGGGCCTCAAACGGCTCGATCTGCTCCTGGGAGACGGTCTCACCGGCCATGGCATCGCGAAGACCTGTTACAGCGACGATGTTTCCTGCAGGAACGGCCTCCATGTTGACCCTCTCGGGACCCATGTAGATACCGACCTGCTGGATTCTGGCCTTCCTCTTGGCGTTGATGAGGTATACCTCCTGGCCGGTCTTCACGGTACCGCTCCAGACACGGCCGGTTGAAACCTCACCGGCGTGCTTGTCGAGGATGATCTTGGTGACGACCATGACCATCTTGCCCTTCGGGTCGCACTTGAGCATGGCCTGGCCGACCTCGCTGTCAACCTCTCCCCTC belongs to Thermococcus camini and includes:
- a CDS encoding elongation factor EF-2, coding for MGRREEMVAKIKELMTQPERIRNMGIAAHIDHGKTTLSDNLLAGAGMISEELAGKQLVLDFDEQEQARGITINAANVSMVHNYEGQDYLINLIDTPGHVDFGGDVTRAMRAIDGAIIVVDAVEGVMPQTETVLRQALREYVKPVLFINKVDRLIKELKLGPNDILQRFAKIITDVNRLIKKYAPDEFKNQWFVKVEDGSVAFGSAYYNWALSVPYMKKTGVSFKDIVELTNSGDLKTLRQKAPLHVVVLDMVVKHLPNPLEAQKYRIPHLWRGEVDSEVGQAMLKCDPKGKMVMVVTKIILDKHAGEVSTGRVWSGTVKTGQEVYLINAKRKARIQQVGIYMGPERVNMEAVPAGNIVAVTGLRDAMAGETVSQEQIEPFEALHYASEPVVTVAIEAKNVKDLPKLIEALRQLAKEDPTLHVKIDEETGQHLLSGMGELHLEVKLVKLKEDWKLDVDVSPPIVVYRESVSKMSPIVEGKSPNKHNRFYITVEPLPDEIYQAIHEGLIPEGRPKDPKAVAKKLAELGMDYEVAKGIVDIYHGNIFLDNTKGIQYLNEVMDLLVDGFHQAMDEGPLAKEPVMKVMVRLHDAKIHEDNVHRGPAQIYPAIRSAIQCAMMKAQPILYEPYQKVIINVPYEYMGAVSREINQRRGQLIDMRQEGEVMIIISEAPVAEMFGFAGAIRGATSGRALWSTEHAGFKRVPGELATNIIRQIRQRKGLDPNPPKEQDVCPQQ